A genome region from Actinomycetota bacterium includes the following:
- a CDS encoding excisionase family DNA-binding protein → MSRVTAALRELELPDKRAADQAAQAVAELNAFLRAHPTPTGRVRLCTEEDGPETQVIIPAVAFRFFVDVLAELANGNAVTVAPVHAELTTQQAADLLNVSRPYLIRLLDEERMPYRRVGNRRKVQLVDVLDYKRHDDTRRQEVLDELSREAEDLGLYY, encoded by the coding sequence ATGTCCAGGGTTACGGCCGCGCTCAGGGAGCTCGAGCTGCCCGACAAGAGGGCGGCCGACCAGGCCGCTCAGGCGGTCGCGGAGCTCAACGCCTTCCTGCGCGCCCACCCCACCCCGACGGGACGTGTGCGTCTGTGCACCGAGGAGGACGGGCCGGAGACCCAGGTCATCATCCCGGCAGTGGCGTTCCGGTTCTTCGTCGACGTCCTCGCTGAGTTGGCGAACGGCAACGCCGTCACCGTCGCCCCCGTGCACGCCGAGCTCACCACCCAGCAGGCCGCCGACCTCCTAAACGTGTCACGGCCGTATCTCATCCGGTTGCTCGACGAGGAACGCATGCCCTACCGCCGGGTCGGCAACCGCCGCAAGGTGCAACTCGTCGATGTGCTCGACTACAAGCGACACGACGACACCCGCCGCCAGGAAGTGCTCGATGAGCTCTCCCGCGAGGCGGAAGACCTCGGTTTGTACTACTGA